AGAGTTTGGTTTGGCCTTTCGGCAAAGCAACGTCAGTCGAGATCAAATTGAATTGATCACTAAATGTGGTATCCAATACGATGGAAAATCGCGAAACAACTCAATCAAGCATTACGATTACTCCAAAGACTACATCATATGGAGTGCGGAGGAATCGCTTAAAAACCTCGGGACGGACTACCTCGATACCTTTCTGCTCCACCGCCCCAGCCCTTTGATGCACCCCGATGAAATTGCCGAAGCCATCACGCACCTTCTGGAATCGGGTAAGATCAAGGAATTCGGAGTCTCCAATTTTACTCCTTCACAGGTTTCCCTGGTTTCCGGCAAGGTCAATATCTCGGTAAATCAAGTGGAATTCTCCCTGACCCAGCACTCTGCCATGGAAGATGGCACTTTTGATTACCTTCTTCAAAACGGCATTCGTGCGATGAGTTGGAGTCCTTTGGGAAGCGTTTTCAAAAAGGA
This genomic window from Cryomorphaceae bacterium 1068 contains:
- a CDS encoding aldo/keto reductase, whose product is MASTKEPKIIIGCMSWGAWGKRLSQSEQTRLIESCVENGNTTFDHADIYGDYTTEAEFGLAFRQSNVSRDQIELITKCGIQYDGKSRNNSIKHYDYSKDYIIWSAEESLKNLGTDYLDTFLLHRPSPLMHPDEIAEAITHLLESGKIKEFGVSNFTPSQVSLVSGKVNISVNQVEFSLTQHSAMEDGTFDYLLQNGIRAMSWSPLGSVFKKDDELSQRVKKILASLTDKYQTTEDVLLLAWILKHPIKVSPVIGTTNRERIKNSSRALELELELEDWFELLKASQGRKVP